In Candidatus Zixiibacteriota bacterium, the DNA window ATACTGCCTCCAAATCCTATTCTCTTATTCGGAAATAAGTGTTGAATAATTCTTCGTTTTCGACTCTTGTATAGCTCTCGTACCCATTGCCGCGCGCCATATCAATCAGCGGCGCCGGAAGAAACGGTGTAACAAGGAGAAATCCTTCACCGCTATTCAGCGCTCCCAGCTCTTTCATCACCACCCCGATAGGATGTTCTCCCGCCTCCAGCATCGGGCGGGCGTCGAGCATTTTTACAATTTTCAGACTCTTGACCCAGCCCGGCTCACCGTCGCTCACAGTCGCTTCGGTAGCGGCGGTCGTTTTCGCTTCCAGCCCGGCCGCCGCGCGCAGCGAATTTATCATAGTTCCCAGAGGGATGCTCCCTATTTGCGCCACCTGTCGAATAGTCGCCACTCTGGCGACCGTTTTCCGCAGTATCGGGTTGCGCAGTTTCGCAAAGGCGGGGGACATCTCTATCAAGAAATTCTCCAGATGAGGGAAGCTGTCGAGAAGGGCGCCGATTTTGGTTTCAGGAGTGATATCCGACAATGTTTTTGTAACATTCATGACGTCACCTCTTCTTCATAACTGAGAATTC includes these proteins:
- a CDS encoding DUF2249 domain-containing protein translates to MNVTKTLSDITPETKIGALLDSFPHLENFLIEMSPAFAKLRNPILRKTVARVATIRQVAQIGSIPLGTMINSLRAAAGLEAKTTAATEATVSDGEPGWVKSLKIVKMLDARPMLEAGEHPIGVVMKELGALNSGEGFLLVTPFLPAPLIDMARGNGYESYTRVENEELFNTYFRIRE